In Amycolatopsis coloradensis, one genomic interval encodes:
- a CDS encoding phosphocholine-specific phospholipase C, which yields MPELSRRTLLGATGAAAATTLLPPSVHAAMAEPMRRGGLDAIEHVIVLMQENRSFDHYYGSLRGVRGFSDTHPLELPSGTSVFEQPNPAGGTVLPFSVRKAAELAGRKPDDIQYLGDLDHSWNGSGKAWARGWNNGWIAAKTPATMTYYERPDIALQYELADTFTICDAYHCSIFGSTNPNRNFLWTGTTGFEPGSTTNRAVTNAAYSYDHKGYDWTTYPERLEAAGVPWQIYQEWDNFTDNAVEYFVPFKKVGTKILASVEGKFRTTEEFYDTLLKKTPEERTKLLAQFDAGVAKLTPAERNLFEKAMYRSEPETLVTRLKADIQARRLPAVSWLVPSAKDSEHPGASTPVGSANLIYRVLDALASDRETWSKTVLLINFDENDGYFDHVPPPMPPGNAANDADHFNGQPLGFGPRVPMTVVSPWSIGGNVDSTVYDHTSVLRFLERWTGIAEPNISKWRRTVAGDLTGAFDFSRAGRQPRVNRPGPVPTPISRWRPSAPAEQSLPVAEPGNRPSRPLPYQVSVSGAVDKSGNLVLSLANSGSSSAHFALYPYKGEFAEPAHRDVRGEAPELVRLAGDDYRVVVQGPNRSWWELRGNRRGAAAGVDVRTRFLTWRSGVEFKLSNSGTSALTLRLSSSRFTRVVRVGAGRSVTVDWPVSGGWYDVKVTADGDPSFLRTLTARVENGRTGVSC from the coding sequence ATGCCTGAACTGTCACGCCGTACGTTGCTGGGCGCCACCGGCGCCGCGGCCGCCACCACCCTTCTCCCGCCGTCCGTGCACGCCGCCATGGCCGAACCCATGCGCCGGGGCGGACTCGACGCCATCGAGCACGTGATCGTGCTGATGCAGGAGAACCGGTCGTTCGATCACTACTACGGCAGCTTGCGCGGTGTCCGGGGCTTCTCCGACACGCATCCGCTCGAACTGCCGTCGGGGACGTCGGTGTTCGAGCAGCCGAATCCGGCGGGCGGCACGGTATTGCCGTTCTCGGTGCGCAAGGCGGCCGAGCTCGCCGGACGGAAACCGGACGACATCCAGTACCTCGGCGACCTCGACCACAGCTGGAACGGCAGCGGCAAGGCGTGGGCGCGTGGCTGGAACAACGGCTGGATCGCGGCGAAGACGCCGGCCACCATGACCTACTACGAGCGCCCCGACATCGCGCTCCAGTACGAACTCGCGGACACCTTCACCATCTGCGACGCCTACCACTGCTCGATCTTCGGCTCCACCAACCCGAACCGGAACTTCCTGTGGACCGGGACCACCGGGTTCGAACCGGGCAGCACGACGAACCGCGCGGTGACGAACGCGGCGTACTCCTACGACCACAAGGGCTACGACTGGACGACGTATCCGGAGCGCCTCGAAGCCGCCGGGGTGCCGTGGCAGATCTACCAGGAGTGGGACAACTTCACCGACAACGCCGTCGAGTACTTCGTGCCGTTCAAGAAGGTCGGCACGAAGATCCTCGCTTCGGTCGAGGGGAAGTTCCGCACCACCGAAGAGTTCTACGACACCCTGCTCAAGAAGACCCCCGAAGAGCGCACCAAGCTGCTGGCGCAGTTCGACGCCGGGGTCGCGAAACTGACGCCCGCCGAGCGGAACCTGTTCGAGAAGGCCATGTACCGCAGCGAGCCGGAGACGTTGGTCACCCGGCTGAAGGCGGACATCCAGGCGCGGCGCCTGCCCGCGGTCAGCTGGCTGGTGCCGTCCGCGAAGGACTCCGAGCACCCTGGCGCGTCCACTCCGGTCGGCAGCGCGAACCTGATCTACCGAGTGCTCGACGCGCTGGCGTCCGACCGCGAAACGTGGTCCAAGACGGTGCTGCTGATCAACTTCGACGAGAACGACGGTTACTTCGACCACGTTCCGCCGCCGATGCCGCCCGGGAACGCGGCCAACGACGCGGACCACTTCAACGGCCAGCCGCTCGGCTTCGGCCCGCGTGTGCCGATGACGGTCGTCTCGCCGTGGTCGATCGGCGGCAACGTCGACTCCACCGTGTACGACCACACCTCGGTGCTGCGGTTCCTCGAACGCTGGACCGGGATCGCCGAGCCCAACATCAGCAAGTGGCGGCGGACCGTCGCGGGTGATCTCACCGGTGCCTTCGACTTCTCGCGGGCCGGGCGTCAGCCGCGGGTGAACCGGCCCGGCCCGGTGCCCACGCCGATCAGCCGCTGGCGGCCGTCCGCCCCGGCGGAGCAGAGCCTGCCCGTGGCCGAGCCCGGCAACCGGCCGTCCCGGCCGCTGCCGTACCAGGTGTCGGTGTCCGGCGCGGTGGACAAGTCGGGAAATCTGGTGCTTTCGCTGGCCAACAGCGGCTCGTCGTCGGCGCATTTCGCGCTGTACCCGTACAAGGGCGAATTCGCCGAGCCCGCGCACCGCGACGTCCGCGGCGAGGCACCGGAACTCGTGCGGCTGGCCGGTGACGACTACCGCGTCGTCGTCCAGGGGCCGAACCGGTCGTGGTGGGAACTGCGCGGAAACCGTCGCGGGGCCGCCGCGGGTGTCGATGTCCGGACGCGGTTCCTCACGTGGCGCTCGGGTGTCGAGTTCAAGCTGTCCAACTCGGGCACTTCGGCGCTGACGCTGCGGCTGTCGTCTTCGCGGTTCACGCGCGTCGTGCGGGTCGGGGCCGGGCGTTCGGTCACGGTGGACTGGCCGGTTTCGGGCGGCTGGTACGACGTGAAGGTCACCGCGGACGGGGATCCGTCGTTCCTGCGGACGCTGACCGCGCGGGTGGAGAACGGGCGGACCGGCGTCTCCTGCTGA
- a CDS encoding VOC family protein produces the protein MTVTLHALCFAAHDPGRLARFWAGLLGWETDGDTLIPKDDTGFRLGFVPSAEPKTRQNQMHFDLTSESPEDQRLTVAKALELGGGHIDVGQRPEEEHVVLADPEGNEFCVIEPGNDFLAECGFVGAVACDGSQAAGYFWSEALGWPLVWDKDQETAIRSPHGGPKITWGGPPFTPKTGPNRLRFVLSGSLPEAERLVALGASHPGMVEEQMTMTDPDGNEFSFVVRETAA, from the coding sequence ATGACCGTCACCTTGCACGCGCTCTGTTTCGCCGCGCACGACCCTGGGCGTCTGGCGCGTTTCTGGGCGGGTCTCCTCGGTTGGGAAACCGACGGCGACACCCTGATCCCGAAAGACGACACCGGTTTCCGGCTCGGTTTCGTGCCGTCGGCAGAACCGAAGACCCGCCAGAACCAGATGCATTTCGACCTGACGAGCGAATCCCCGGAAGACCAGCGGTTGACGGTCGCGAAGGCGCTCGAACTCGGCGGCGGCCACATCGACGTCGGCCAGCGTCCGGAGGAAGAACACGTGGTGCTCGCCGACCCCGAAGGCAACGAGTTCTGTGTCATCGAGCCGGGCAACGACTTCCTCGCCGAATGCGGATTCGTCGGCGCCGTCGCGTGCGACGGTTCGCAGGCGGCCGGCTACTTCTGGAGCGAAGCGCTCGGCTGGCCGCTGGTGTGGGACAAGGACCAGGAGACGGCGATCCGGTCGCCGCACGGTGGCCCGAAGATCACCTGGGGCGGTCCGCCGTTCACCCCGAAAACCGGGCCGAACCGGCTGCGTTTCGTCCTGAGCGGTTCTCTGCCGGAAGCCGAGCGGCTCGTCGCGCTCGGCGCTTCACACCCCGGCATGGTGGAGGAACAGATGACGATGACGGATCCCGACGGGAACGAGTTTTCCTTCGTGGTGCGGGAAACGGCGGCATAA